The Pseudomonas sp. B21-023 genomic interval AAATCTCCTCGTTCTGGTAGCCGCCGGCGAAGCGCAGCTTGTCGGTGAGCGGCGGGTCCAGCGGAACGTCGTACCACAAGCCGACGTTCTGCCGGGGCGCCGACAGCTCGGTTTCCCAGCCGTAGCTGTGCCCTTGCGGGTTGACCCAGTGGCGGGTCCAGTTGGCCTTGCCGCGCGGGCCGACGTCGGTTGAGAAACCCAGGCCCAGGCCGAGGGTGCGTGGCTTGCGGGTGTCGAGGTGGACGTCCACCGGGATGTCCTCGCCGACTGCGGCGGTGGGCGCGGCGTCCACGCGCACGCTGTCGAAGTAGCCGCTGGACTGCAGGTCGTTGTTGAGTTCGGCGATCAGTTCCGAGTCGTACGGGGTGCCGGGCTTGAACCCCACCATGCGCTGCAGCAGGTCGTTGTCCAGCGGCGCATCGCCACCGAAGCTCACCGCGCCAAGGCGGTAGCGCGGGCCGCTCTGGTAGACCAGTTCGATGTCGGCCACACCGGCCTGCGGATCGACCGCCAGGCGCTGGCGCTCGAAGCGCCCGGCGAAGAAGCCGTAGCGCGAGGCCTGGTTCTGGATCAGCCGCTTGGCGTCCTCGTAGGTGCCATGGTTGAGCTGCTCGCCCGGACGCAGCGCCTTGCTGTCGGGAATACGGAACACCCTGAGCTCGCTGGCCGGCCCTTCGATACGCACGGTCACGTTGCGCAGGCGAATCGGTTCGCCGGGCTCGACCTGGATGATCAGTTGCGGTGGCTTGTCTTTTTCGGCCGGCGCCTTGACCTCGGTCTCGACCCGCGCCTGGTAATAGCCCAGGGCCTGGGCCGCCTTGCGCGCCTGCTCCTCGGCGCCCCGGCTGAAGCGCAGCAAGGCCTCTTCGTCGCGATCACCCAGGCTGCCGATATACCCTTCGATATTGGACTTGAGCGCCTTGTTGGCGGGTTTGACCCGCACCAGCAATTCGCTCTGCGCCCATGCCATGGAGCTGGCGGCCAGCAACAGCAGGCCCCAGCCAAGTCTTCCTGAATACGTCATGCGCGGCATGCTACCAGAGCGCAACGGCCAAGGGGCTTTCAGAAAACGCCTGTCACAGGTTCGCTACCCTCGACGAGCGCGGGTTGGGATGGAAGAACACCCGCTCACGGATCGGCCCCACGGCGATCTCGCCGATCTCTTCATAACCCTGGCGCTGGTAGAACGCCAGGTAGTGCGCATTGCCGGTGTCCAGCACCACGCCCTCGGTACCGGCATCCTCGGCGCACCAGTCATGCACGGCCTGCAGCAGTTGCTCGCCGTAGTGCTGGCCCTGGAACTGCGGATGCACGCCCAACAGCGGCAGCACATGCACTTTGTCCCCCGGCAGGCACCCGGCCAGCGCGGCCTGGTAATCCAGGTAGCGGCGGGTGCAGCGCAGGCCGGTGCCGAGGATCATGCGCAGGCGCCAGGCCCAACTGTCGGCCACGCCGAGCCGGCGTTGCGGCGGCACGATCAGCGCCAGGCCGATCAGGCGATCCTCCAGCAACAGGCCGATCGCCGGCAATTGCAGATAAAAGTGCTGGCGCACCCACTCGCGCACCATCACCCGCAGGCGGCGCTCGTACCCGGGGCGCTGGGCCTCGAACAGCCAGGCGAAGGTCGGTTCGTGGCGGTAGGCATGGTAGAGCAGCGAACGCGCCTCGCGGGCGTAGCCGGCGTCGAGCAGGCAGATCCGGGCCGGGGCGGCGATGTCGTCGGGCATTGCGGGCAGTCCTCCTGGAATGGGCGTACAGGGCCTTGGAGCCAGATTCCGGCGCTGGGTTCACCTCCTCCAGCACGTTAGCAGCGCCCGCAGCGCGGCGCCATGCTGGCCGTGGCCGGCGATGTCGGCTAGCATCCGTGGCTTTTACCAGGATCGTCTTTCCATGAAGATCGTCTCGTTCAACATCAACGGCCTGCGCGCCCGCCCGCACCAGCTGGCGGCGCTGATCGACAAACACCAGCCGGACGTGATCGGCCTGCAGGAAACCAAGGTCAGCGACGATCAGTTCCCGTTGGCCGACGTCGAGGCACTCGGCTACCACGTGCACTACCACGGCCAGAAGGGCCACTATGGCGTCGCCCTGCTCTCGCGGGAAAAACCGCTGTCACTGTCCAAGGGCTTCGCCAGTGACGAGGAGGACGCCCAGCGCCGCTTCATCTGGGGCACCTTCGCCGATGCCGACGGCACGCCGATCACCATCATGAACGGCTACTTCCCCCAAGGTGAAAGCCGCGACCACCCCACCAAGTTCCCGGCCAAGCAGCGCTTCTACAGCGACCTGCAGGCCCTGCTCGAGGGGCAGTTCAAGAACGACCAGCCTGTTGTGGTAATGGGCGACCTGAACATCTCGCCCCAGGACTGCGACATCGGTATCGGCCCGGACAACGCCAAGCGCTGGCTGAAGACCGGCAAGTGCAGCTTCCTGCCCGAAGAGCGCGAGTGGATGGAGCGTCTCAAGGGCTGGGGCCTGGTCGACAGCTTCCGCCACCTGTACCCGGACGTGGCCGACCGCTTCAGCTGGTTCGACTACCGCAGCCGCGGTTTCGAGGACGAGCCCAAGCGCGGCCTGCGCATCGACCTGATCATGGCCTCCCATGGGCTGCTGCCGCGGGTCAGGGCCGCCGGGGTCGACTATGAGCTGCGGGGGATGGAAAAGCCTTCGGACCATGCGCCGATCTGGCTTGAGTTGGGCTGATTGCGTACGGGCTGCGCGATTACAGGCGCAGCCCTACCACACCTGGATACAAATCCCCCTTAAACATCGCCTCGTTCAGTTCGTCCAACAGCACGAACTCCCGCTGTCTGCCCAGCAACCCTGAACAAGGCTTCCCCATGACCGCACCCCTGAACCGCCTCACCCTGGCCGCCCTGCTGGTCGCCTGCAGCCTGCCGGCCCTGGCCGCGGCGCCCGCGCACAAACCCGGCAGCGTGTTCCGCGACTGCGCCAAGACCTGCCCGGAAATGGTGGTGCTGCCCGCCGGCAGCTTCATGATGGGCACCCCGGATGACGAAAAGGGCCGCCAGGACGACGAAGGCCCGCTGCACCAGGTAACGTTCAAGAAGGCCTTTGCCGTCAGCCAGTACCAGATCACCAACGGGGAGTGGAAGGCCTACCTCAAGGCCACCGGTTACAAGGTCCCCAACGGCGATACCCGTCCGGGCCGCGAGTGCATCGCCGGCGTGCCGCGCTACCAGCAGGGCGACCGCCAGCCCGCCGTGTGCCTGAACTTCCACGAAGCCGAGGCCTATGCCAGCTGGCTGTCGAAGAAGACCGGCAAGGTCTACAAGGTGCTCAGCGAGTCCCAGCGCGAGTACGCCGTGCGCGGCGGCAGCACCGGGCCGTTCCCCTTCCCGCTCGATGACAACGACGAACAGAAGTACCAGATCTCCAAGCACGCCAACACCTACGGCCCTACCGACGGCTTCTCCTTCACCTCGCCGGTCGGCAGCTTCCCGCCCAATGCCTTCGGCATCTATGACGGCCACGGCAACGTCTACGAGTGGACCCGCGACTGCTACGTCGACAGCTACGCCAACGCCCCCACCGACGGCAGCTCGCAGACGAAAAGCAGCGAATGCGAGGATCGTCGGGTGATCCGCGGCAACGACTACACCGAGGCGCCGATCTTCTCGCGCTCGGGCAACCGCAACGAGCGCAGCTCCACCCTGCGCGGCGACTGGATCGGTTTCCGCGTCGCCCGCGAGCTGTAGGCCCTGCCCCGCCCCGGCGCCCTCGGCGCCGGGCGACTAAATCCGCGCAAAACCCTCTCGTCTACCAAGATCAGGACCTGCTCCTGCCCGGCGCCAACGAATACTCACGAGATGCCCCCATGACGCTCAAGACACCCAGCCTCGCCCAGGAAACCCTGCGCATACTCAAGCCGTTCTGGATGCTGGTCGCGCTTTCGGCGGCCCTTGGCGTGGTCAGCGGCCTGAGCGTCACCGCCCTGCTGGCCACCATCAACAGTGCGATGAATGCCGCCGGCGGGCCGGACACCCATACCGCCCTGCTGTTCGGCGGCCTGTGCGTGCTGACCCTGGCCTGCTCCACCGGCTCGAACTTGCTGACCAACTACGTGGGCCAGAAGGTGGTGGCGCGGCTGCGCCGCGAATTGTCCGCCAAGGTGCTGGTGGCGCCGATCGCGCAACTGGAGCGCTACCGTGCCCACCGCCTGATCCCGGTGCTGCTAAACGATGTCAGCACCATCAGCGCCTTCGCCCTGTCCGTGGCGCCGATGGTCATCGCCTTCACCGTCACCCTCGGCTGCCTGGCCTACCTGGCGCTGCTGTCCTGGCAGATCCTGCTGATCACCGCCCTGACCGTGGTGATCGGCACCGGCGCGCAGTTCCTCGCCCACCGCTTCGGCATGAAGAACATCCTCACCGCTCGCAACGGCGAGGACGAGCTGCAGAAGCACTACCAGGCTCTCTCCGGCGGCGCCAAAGAGCTGCGCATCCAGCGCAAGCGCCGCCAGCACATGCATGACCAGCTGATCCACGGCGCCACCGAGCGCATCTGCAAGGCCAACATCCGCGCGGCGAACATCTTCGTCAGCGCCGAGACCTTCGGTTCGATGCTGTTCTTCGCCGTCATCGGCGTCGCCATCGCCTTCCAGGCGCTGTGGCCGAGCACCGATCGCACCGTGCTAGGCGGCTTCGTACTGGTGATGCTGTACATGAAGGGGCCGTTGGAGCAATTGATCACCAACCTGCCGAGCATCAGCCGCGCGCAGATCGCCCTGCGCCGCATCGCCGAGCTGTCGGCGCGCTTCTCGTCGCCCGAGCCGCACCTGCTGGTGAGCGATCGTGCCCCGGCCGTGTCCAGCGTCGAGTCCATCGAGCTGCGCCAACTGCGCTACGACTACCCGCAGGTCGAGGGCAGCCAGCCGTTCCACCTGGGGCCGGTGAACCTGAGCATCCGCCAAGGCGATATTGTCTTCATCGTCGGCGAGAACGGCTGCGGCAAAACCACCCTGATCAAGCTGCTGCTGGGCCTGTACAGCCCGCAACAGGGCGAAGTGCGGCTCAATGGCGAAACGGTCACCCCGCAGCGCCTGGACGACTACCGCCAGCTGTTCACCACCATTTTCGCCGACTACTACCTGTTCGACGAGCCGCTGCCCGACCAGGCCGAGCTGCCGCCCGAGGCCGGCAAGTACCTCGAGCGCCTGGATATCGCCCACAAAGTGAGCATCCGCGACGGCAGTTTCACCACCACCGACCTGTCCACCGGCCAGCGCAAGCGCCTGGCGCTGATCAATGCCTGGCTCGACCAGCGCCCGGTGCTGGTGTTCGATGAATGGGCCGCCGACCAGGACCCGGCCTTCCGCCGCGTGTTCTACACCGAGCTGTTGCCGGAACTGAAACAGCAAGGCAAGACCATCATCGTCATCTCCCACGACGACCGTTATTTCGCGGTGGCCGACCAACTGGTGCGCATGCACGGCGGCCAGATCGTCGTCGAGCGCAACCAGGAACCCGCCCTGCCCGCCTGACCCCGCCTCACGGGCGGTGGTCCTCGCCACCGCCCGCACGTTGTAAATTCCCCGCCGCTCCGCTCGTTCCCCTATAGCCGCACGCTGAATCACTCCTGCCTACAGGGAAGTCACAGGTCAGGCCCCTGCCAACCGAAAATATTTTTCCGGTTTTGGCATGCGCATGCGTCCTACTCGCAACGGAATAATTTTCATTTACTTTGCGTACCTTGAGCCAGAGCATAAAAATGCCACTACCAGCCAACACACTGACCCCTTTGAGCAAGGCGCTGATGCTGCGCCGGATGCTGCGCTCCTCGCCGGCCATGGCCACCCTCGGCCTCGCCCTGTCCCTGCCGCTCGCCGCCCAGGTGCAAGCCCAGGAGCAGGATTTCGACATCCCGGCACAATCGCTGAGCAGCGCGCTGCAAGAGCTGGGTCGCCAGGGCAACCTGCAGGTGCTGTTCAGCCCGGAAACCGTACAGGGCCTGCGCAGCAGCCCGGTCAAGGGCCGCTTCTCGCCAACCCAGGCAGCTGGGGAGCTGCTGAAGAACAGCGGGATTCGCTACAGCGTGCAGGACAACACCCTGATCATCAGCGGCGCGGCTGAATCCGGCTCGGCCATGACCCTGGACGCCACCACCATCAATGGCCAGGTGCTGGGTGCCACCACCGAAGGAAGCAACTCCTACACCACCGGCGCGGTGACCATCGGCAAGACCGCGCAATCGCTGCGCGAGACCCCACAGTCGGTCACCGTGGTCACGCGCAAGCTGATGGACGACAAGAACCTGGTCTCGCTGGACCAGGTGATGGCCCAGACCACCGGTATCACCCGCGCCAACCGCGGCTATGGCAACCACCACTTCAGCTCCCGTGGCTTCGACCTCACCGACGAAAGCTACATGGTCGACGGCGTGCCCGGCCAGGCCTACGCCTACACCGGCTGGATGACCCCGGACATGGCGATCTTCGACCGCGTCGAAGTGCTGCGCGGCGCCTCCGGCCTGCTGGTGGGCGCGGGCAACCCGGGCGGCGCGGTGAACCTGGTGCGCAAGCGCCCGACCGCCGACCCGCGTTTTTCCGTCATCACCCGCGCCGGCTCCTGGGACAACTACCGCCTGGACCTGGATGCCAGCGGCCGCCTCAACCCCCAGGGCACCCTGCGCGGACGCATGGTCGCCTCCTATGAGGACCGTGGCTACTTCACCGATGTCACCAAGTCCAAGCGGCCGCTGCTGTACGGTATCGTCGAGGCCGACCTCAACGATGCCACCACCGTCGCTGTCGGACTGCGCCGCCAGACCTCGCGCATCGACGGCTACAGCGTGCTGGGTATCCCCAACAACCCCGACGGCAGCAACCCGCACCTGAAGCGCTCGACCTACCTCGGGCAGGACTGGACCAAGTTGCAGACCAACATGGACGAGGTGTTCGCCGACCTCACCCATCGATTCAACGACAACTGGACCGGCAAGCTGGCGCTGTCTCACTCCGAAGGCGGTTACAACCGCAGCGCCATCGAGTGGGGCGTGAATGACACGCTGGAGTACGGCGCCCCAGGTGGTCCAGTGGTCAAGGACGTCAGCTATCACAAGTTCGATGTCACCTCCAACGCCGTCGACGGCCACTTGGATGGCACCTTCGAAGCGTTTGGCCTGACTCACCAGCTCACCCTGGGTGCCAACTGGTCCAAGCGCAAGATGAACGACAAGGACGCCACGGAGTTCTTGCCCACCCCTATTCCTCTCGATGTGTTTGATCCCAGCCACAGCAATATTCCTGAGCTGGCGCGCCAGGGATGGGACTCCAAGAACGACACCATCGACACCCGCTACGGCACCTACCTGAGCGCCCGCCTGCACGCCACCGAAGACCTGAGCTTCGTCCTCGGTGGTCGCCTGAGCTGGTACAAGAACGAAGCCTGGAACGGTCCGAAGGTGACCACCAGCCGGCAGGACGAGGAATTCACACCCTTCGTCGGTGCGATCTACGACCTGAACGACCAGTGGTCCTGGTACGCCAGCTACGCCGACATCTTCCTGCCGCAGTCCAACTACCGCACCGTCAGCGGCAGCGTGCTCGACCCGTCGATCGGTTCGAACTACGAGACCGGGATCAAGGGCGAGCTGTTCGACAAACGCCTGAACGTGTCCTTCGCAGTCTTCTACATCGAGCAGGAAGACGTGGCCCAACAGGACGCCGCCAACCGTGGCAAGTGCCCGACCGATCCGGCCGGCCGCTGCTGGGTCAACGGCGACGGCATCAACCGCAGCAAGGGCTTCGAAGCCGAGGCCACCGGCGAACTGCTGCCAGGCCTGCAAGTGGCGGCTGGCTACACCTACAACACCACCAGCTCCTCCGAAGGTGGCCCGATCTCGGCGCAGACCCCGAAACACATGGTGCGCGTGAACACCAACTACACCTTCCCGGGCGAGTGGAACCGTCTGAGCGTCGGTGGTGGCGTTTCGGCGCAGAACTCCTACGTCGATGCCTACAACGAGGCGTACAACAGCGGCCGGGCGATCTTCGACGCGCGTGCCGCCTACAAGCTCGACGAGCACTGGACCGTGGGCGTGGACGTCGAGAACCTGTTCGACCGCAAGTACTTCGACTCGATGGGCTACTGGACTCGCGGCACCACCTACGGTACTCCGCGTAGCTACATGTTCACCCTGCGCGGCGACTTCTAACCCCCGCGCGGCAGAGACCGGCGCCCTCTCTCAAGAGGGCGCTGTGTTTTCAGCGGCATCCAACGCCCTGTTGTCTTTCCCCCCGCCCCACCGCACACTCGACTCCGCCAGCCAGGAAGCGGAGTCCGCAGTGCCCACGCCACGCCAATTCAGCAAGAAGACCAGCACCAGCAACATGCTGCGGCTCAAGTCCGGAGACGCCGGCAACCAGCGCCCCTATCGCGTCGACTTCGTCCTGCTCGAACACTTCTCCATGGCCAGCTTCACCGTGGCGATGGACGTGCTGGTCACCGCCAACCTGCTGCGCGCCGACAGCTTCACCTCCACCCCGCTGTCACTGGGCGGTGATCGCGTGCTCAGCGACCTGGGCCTGGAACTGATCGCCAGCCCGCTCGATCCCCGCAGCCTGGAGGACCTCGACCTGTTGGTGGTGTGCGGCGGCCTGCGCACGCCATTGAAGTACCCTGACCTCGACCGCCTGCTGGGCGATTGCGCCAGCCACGGCATGACCCTCGGCGGGCTGTGGAACGGCGCCTGGTTCCTCGGCCGGGCCGGAGTGCTCGACGACTACGGCTGCAGCGTACACCCCGAGCAGCGCGCCAGCCTGGCCGAGATCAGCCCACAGACGCGCATCACCCCGGCCAGCTTCACCCTGGACCGCGATCGCCTGAGCGCCGCCAGCCCCAATGGCGCAATGGAGCTGATGCTCGGCCTGGTACGGCGCCTGTACGGCGATGCCCTGGCCGAAGGCGTGGAAGAGATCCTGTCGTTCTCCGGCGCACGCTATCGCCAGGTCGGACCCGGGGCGAAGAAGTCCATGAGCCTGCACCTGCGCACCATCGTCGAACTGATGGAGAACAACCTCGAGGAAACCCTGAGCCTCGACCAGCTGGCCGCCTACTCCGGGCGCTCGCGGCGGCAGATCGACCGTTTGTTCCAGGCCCAGCTGGGGACCTCGCCCAGGCGCTACTACATGGAACTGCGCATCACCAAGAGCCGGCGGCTATTACAGTATTCGGACCTGTCGGTGATGGAGGTGGCGGTGGCCTGCGGCTTCGTTTCGGTATCGCATTTCAGCAAGTGCTATGCGGCGTACTTCGGCTATCCGCCGTCGCGGGAGCAGCGGCTCGGCGAATGATGCTGCCTGGGCGGGCCATATCGCGGGGCAAGCCCGCGCAGGTTGCTAGACGGCGGTCGTGGGAGCGGGCTTGCCCCGCGATAGGGCCGGAACGGACAACGGATCAGCCCTGCTCATCGAGCAATGCCTGGATCACCCGCTCCTGCCCCGCATAATCGCCTTCGCCAAAGTGTACATGGCGCACCTGCCCCTTGCGGTCGACGAAGTAGTGTGCAGGCCAGAACTGGTTGCCCCAGGCGTTCCAGATCCGGTAGCCGTTATCCACCGCCACCGGATAGGCGATGCCCAGTTGCTGCACCTGCGCCCGAACACTGTCAATGTCATGCTCGTAGTCGTACTCCGGCGTGTGCACCCCGACCACCACCAGCCCCTGCGCGCTGTAGCGCCGCGCCCAGTCGTTGACATGCGGCAGGCTGCGCCGGCAGTTGATGCAGTCGTAGGTCCAGAAATCCACCAGCACCACCTTGCCCTTCAGGGCCGGGCCGTCCAGCGGCGGCGAGTTGAGCCACTGCTCGGCCCCGGCCAGCGAAGGCATGGGGCCATAGCTGTCGCGGGCCAGCAGGTGGCCGGCCAGGCCCAGCCCGAGCAGGGCCAGGGCCACGCCGCCGGCCTTGAGCAGGCGGCGCTTGCCGCGCGCCTCAGTTGTCATGGCAGCCACTGGTGGCGTAGGAGCGGTACTCGACGCTCTGCGGCTTGCCCTGGGAGTCGAGGTAGTCCATGCGGGTGTTGACCACGCCGCAGGTGTCACTGCGGTCATCCTTCACTGACAGCACCTTCTTCACATCCAGCTTGTCGCCGTAGCGGTACTGCATCACGCTGGCCTCGTTGAGCGAGGTGCTGCTGGCCTGGGCGGTGATGGCGCCGAGACCGAGGGCGGCGAACAGGGCGGCGCTGGCGAGGGTCTTGATAGTCATGGTGGTTCTCCTGATGCGAGGTCTTGGCATTGGGGAGGCGTCGCTCCCCGGTAGAGCCATTTCACTCCCGCCAGGTATCCCGCTTGTGTCCGCCCAGGCTGTGAAGTGCTTGCTCCTGTATCCACGGCAGCGCCAGATACACTGCAATACAAAGCGTGGCAGGCAAGCCCGGATTCGCTCGGTACACTGCGCCCAACCCTCACCTACAAGGACACCCCGATGGAGCATGTCGATCACATCCTGGTCGTCGACGACGACCGCGAAATCCGCGAACTGGTCGGCAACTACCTGAAGAAGAACGGCCTGCGCACCAGCATCGTCGCCGATGGCCGGCAGATGCGCGCCTTCCTGGAAAACAACACGGTCGACCTGATCGTCCTCGACATCATGATGCCCGGCGACGACGGTCTGCTGCTGTGCCGCGAACTGCGCGCCGGCAAGCACCGCAACACGCCGGTGCTGATGCTGACCGCGCGCAACGACGAGACCGACCGCATCATCGGCCTGGAAATGGGCGCCGACGACTACCTGACCAAGCCGTTCTCCGCCCGCGAGCTGCTGGCGCGGATCAACGCCGTGCTGCGCCGCACGCGCATGCTGCCGCCTAACCTGACCATCAGCGAAAGCGGTCGCCTGATCGCCTTCGGCCCCTGGCGCCTGGACACCACCGCCCGCCACCTGCTCGACAGCGAAGGCACCCTGGTGGCGCTGTCCGGCGCCGAGTACCGCCTGCTGCGGGTATTCCTCGACCATCCGCAGCGAGTGCTCAGCCGTGAACAGCTGCTCAACCTGACCCAGGGCCGCGAGGCGGACATCTTCGACCGCTCCATCGACCTGCTGGTCAGCCGCCTGCGCCAACGCCTGGGCGACGACGCCCGCGAGCCCACCTGCATCAAGACCGTGCGCAGCGAAGGCTATGTGTTTTCGCTGCCGGTGCAGCTGCTGGAGTCACCGGCATGAAGTGGCCACGCACCCTGGCCTCGCGCCTGGCGCTGATCTTCTTCACAGGATTGGTGCTGGCCTATGGCCTGTCATTCAGCCTGCAGGCGTACGAGCGCTATGTCAGCAGCCGCTCGATGATGCTCAGCAACCTGGAGCTGGACGTGTCGACCTCGGTCGCCATCCTCGACCGCCTGCCCGCCGCCGAGCGCCCCGCCTGGCTGTCGCGCCTGGAACGGCGCACCTACCGCTACCGGCTGGACGAGGGGCTGTCCGGCGAGGCCATGCCCAGCGAGAACCCGCCGATGGCCGCCGACTCGATCGTCAAGGCCATCGGCGACCGCTACCGCCTGACCTTCCAGGAAATCCCCGGCCCCAATGCGCACTTCCAGGCCCACCTGCGCCTGGCCGACGGCGCGCCGCTGACCATCGACGTCACCCCGGCACCGGTACCGGTGGCCACCTGGCTGCCCGTGGTGCTGCTGATTCAGCTGGCGGTGCTGCTGGCCTGCACCTGGCTCGCCGTGCGCCTGGCCATCGGCCCGCTGACCCGGCTGGTCCAGGCCGTGGACGACCTTGACCCGAACAGCCCCGGTCCGTTGCTCGACGAAAGCGGCCCGCGCGAGGTGCGCTACGCCGCCGTGGCCTTCAATGCGCTGCAGGCGCGCATCGCCGCCTACCTCAAGGAGCGCATGCAATTGCTGGCCGCCATCTCCCACGACCTGCAGACGCCAATCACGCGCATGAAGCTGCGGGTCGAGCAGATGGACGACGGGCTGGAGAAGGACAAGCTGTGGCACGACCTCGACGCCATGGAGCACCTGGTGCGCGAGGGCGTGGCCTATGCCCGCAGCATGGACAGCGGCACCGAGGCGCCGTGCCGGGTCAACCTCGACGCCTTCCTCGACAGCCTGGTATTCGACTACCAGGACAGCGGCGCGCAGGTGAATCGCAGCGGCAGCGCCCAGGCCACCCTGGAAACCCGCCCCCACGCCTTGCGCCGGGTGCTGGTGAACCTGGTGGACAATGCGCTGAAGTTCTCCGGTGCCGCGCAGCTGGAAGTCGGCTGCGAGAACGGCGTGACGCTGATCCGCGTGCTCGACGATGGCCCCGGTATCCCCGAGGCGGAACTCGATGACGTGCTCAAGCCGTTCTACCGGGTCGAAAGCTCGCGCAACCGCAGTACCGGCGGCACCGGGCTGGGGCTGGCGATCGCCCAGCAACTGACCCAGGCCATGGGCGGCAGCCTGACCTTGCGCAACCGCGCCGAAGGAGGACTGTGCGCGCAGGTCGAGTTGCGTTGAAGTAAAGGGCAAGCCCGCTGCTCAAGCCTGTGGGCTTGCCCTTTGACGCGGCCAGCAAAGGCGACAACAAAGCAAGATCGTTCAAGCCACCTCCGGCCCCCTCTGGCATGCTTGTCTGCCCTGTCGATTCGTTGCCGCTTCCATGCCCAGCCCACCCCTCGCCCGCCAAGCGTTCCTCCACGGCGCCATCGCCATCCTGCCGCTGTCCGTGGCCGTTGCCCCCTGGGGCCTGCTCGCAGGCAGCATGGCCATCGAAGCCAACCTCAGCGCCTGGCAAGGCCAGGGCCTGTCGGCCATCGTCTTCGCCGGTGCCGCGCAACTGGTGGCCATCGGCATGCTCAAAGGGGGCGCCAACCTGTTCTCGATCCTGCTCACCACCCTGCTGCTGACCTCCCAGCACCTGCTCTACGGGCTGTCGATGCGCCCGGTCCTGTCGGGGCTGCCGACTCGCTGGCGGCTGGGCCTGGGCTTCCTGCTCACCGATGAGTTCTTCGCCCTGACCAGCCACCACGACCAGCAGCAGTTCAACCGCTGGTACGCCCTGGGCGTTGGCCTGACGTTCTATGTGGCGTGGAACCTGTTCACCCTGGCCGGCATTGTCCTCGGCCAGAACATCCCGCACCTGGATCAGTTGGGCCTGGACTTCTCCATCGTCGCCACCTTCGTCGCACTGATCGCGCCGCTGGTGCGCAACCTGCCGACCGTGGTGTGCGTGGCGGTGTCGCTGTTCTGCTCGGTGCTGTTCAGTTACTGGCACTGGGAGACCGCCCTGGTCGCCGCCGGCCTGCTGGGCATGACCGCCGGTTTCGTCTGCCAGAAGTTCTCCGGAGGCCGCCCATGATCTGGCTGCTGATCTTCGCCATGGGCGCGGTGGTGTTCCTCAACCGCTACGCCTTCCTCGAGCCGCGCCTACCCCTGCGCCTGAGCTCCAACGCGCGGCAGTTCCTCGGTTTTGCCGTGCCCGGCATGCTCACCGCGATCTGCGGGCCGATCATCTTCCTGCCCGGGCACCAGCTCGACCTGAGCCCGCTGAACCCCTATCTGCTCGGTTCACTGGTGGCCATCGCCCTGGTGCTGTTGACCCGCAGCGTATTGCTGAGCATGCTGGCGAGCATGCTGATCTTCTTCCTCCTGCGCAGCTGGCTGGCATGACCACGCCCCTGCGCGAACAGGCCCACCTGTGGCAGGCGCCCGCCCTGGGCGATGTCGAGATGCTGCACGCCCGCTATATCCAGCAGCGCTTCGCCCCGCACGTGCACGAAGGCTATGTGTTCACCGTGATCGAGTCCGGCGCCCAGCGCTTCTGGCACCGAGGCAGCGAGCACCTGGCGCCGGTGGGCAGCATGGTGCTGATCAACCCCGACGAGCTGCATACCGGCGCCACC includes:
- a CDS encoding AzlD domain-containing protein, yielding MIWLLIFAMGAVVFLNRYAFLEPRLPLRLSSNARQFLGFAVPGMLTAICGPIIFLPGHQLDLSPLNPYLLGSLVAIALVLLTRSVLLSMLASMLIFFLLRSWLA
- a CDS encoding AzlC family ABC transporter permease; the protein is MPSPPLARQAFLHGAIAILPLSVAVAPWGLLAGSMAIEANLSAWQGQGLSAIVFAGAAQLVAIGMLKGGANLFSILLTTLLLTSQHLLYGLSMRPVLSGLPTRWRLGLGFLLTDEFFALTSHHDQQQFNRWYALGVGLTFYVAWNLFTLAGIVLGQNIPHLDQLGLDFSIVATFVALIAPLVRNLPTVVCVAVSLFCSVLFSYWHWETALVAAGLLGMTAGFVCQKFSGGRP
- a CDS encoding HAMP domain-containing sensor histidine kinase, with translation MKWPRTLASRLALIFFTGLVLAYGLSFSLQAYERYVSSRSMMLSNLELDVSTSVAILDRLPAAERPAWLSRLERRTYRYRLDEGLSGEAMPSENPPMAADSIVKAIGDRYRLTFQEIPGPNAHFQAHLRLADGAPLTIDVTPAPVPVATWLPVVLLIQLAVLLACTWLAVRLAIGPLTRLVQAVDDLDPNSPGPLLDESGPREVRYAAVAFNALQARIAAYLKERMQLLAAISHDLQTPITRMKLRVEQMDDGLEKDKLWHDLDAMEHLVREGVAYARSMDSGTEAPCRVNLDAFLDSLVFDYQDSGAQVNRSGSAQATLETRPHALRRVLVNLVDNALKFSGAAQLEVGCENGVTLIRVLDDGPGIPEAELDDVLKPFYRVESSRNRSTGGTGLGLAIAQQLTQAMGGSLTLRNRAEGGLCAQVELR